The following are from one region of the Novosphingobium humi genome:
- a CDS encoding aspartate aminotransferase family protein — translation MTISPLMPVYPRTAFRPVRGEHCHLIGEDGRRYLDFAAGIAVNLLGHSHQGLISAIQQQAATLMHVSNLYGSPHQESVAKRLVELTFADTVFFTNSGAEAVECAIKTARAYHQHVGNLDKYELITFKEAFHGRTMGTISASNQEKMHKGFLPILPGFKYVDFGDLDAVKAAIGPNTGGIMIEPIQGEGGIKVPTEEFLQALRALCDEHDLMLIFDEVQCGVARTGTFYAYEQFGVVPDILASAKGIGGGFPVGACLASEKAARGMVAGTHGSTYGGNPLAMSAANAVLDAVANEEFMAHVRDMGAKLMSRLEQFIGNYPDLFELVRGRGLMLGLKMKVEPRPFVAHLRDNHQLLCVSAGDKTMRILPPLVIDESHIDEFIEKLSAAAASYQPEEVA, via the coding sequence ATGACCATTTCGCCGTTGATGCCTGTTTACCCCCGGACCGCCTTTCGGCCGGTGCGCGGTGAGCATTGCCATCTGATTGGCGAGGATGGCCGCCGATATCTCGACTTTGCCGCCGGGATCGCCGTCAATCTGCTGGGCCACAGCCATCAAGGGCTGATTTCCGCGATCCAGCAACAGGCCGCGACGCTGATGCATGTGTCGAACCTTTATGGCAGCCCGCATCAGGAAAGCGTGGCCAAGCGGCTGGTCGAACTGACCTTTGCCGACACGGTGTTCTTCACCAATTCGGGCGCCGAGGCGGTGGAATGTGCGATCAAGACCGCGCGTGCCTATCACCAGCATGTCGGCAATCTCGACAAGTATGAACTGATCACCTTCAAGGAGGCGTTCCACGGGCGCACCATGGGGACGATCTCGGCCTCGAATCAGGAAAAGATGCATAAGGGCTTCCTGCCCATCCTGCCGGGTTTCAAATATGTCGATTTCGGCGATCTGGACGCGGTGAAGGCCGCCATCGGCCCCAACACCGGCGGCATCATGATCGAGCCGATTCAGGGCGAGGGCGGCATCAAGGTTCCGACGGAGGAATTCCTGCAAGCCTTGCGCGCACTGTGCGACGAGCATGACCTGATGCTGATCTTTGACGAGGTGCAGTGCGGCGTGGCGCGTACCGGCACATTCTATGCCTATGAGCAGTTCGGCGTGGTACCCGACATTCTGGCCAGTGCCAAGGGTATCGGCGGCGGTTTCCCCGTGGGCGCTTGCCTTGCCAGCGAAAAGGCCGCGCGCGGCATGGTCGCGGGCACGCATGGCAGCACCTATGGCGGCAACCCGCTGGCCATGTCGGCGGCCAATGCGGTGCTGGACGCGGTGGCCAATGAGGAATTCATGGCCCATGTGCGCGATATGGGCGCCAAGCTGATGAGCCGTCTGGAACAGTTCATCGGCAATTATCCCGATCTGTTCGAACTGGTGCGCGGGCGCGGCCTGATGCTGGGCCTGAAGATGAAGGTCGAGCCGCGGCCTTTCGTCGCCCATCTGCGCGACAATCACCAGTTGCTCTGCGTTTCGGCGGGCGACAAGACCATGCGCATCCTGCCGCCGCTGGTGATCGACGAAAGCCATATCGACGAATTCATCGAAAAGCTCTCGGCTGCGGCCGCCAGCTATCAGCCTGAAGAGGTGGCGTGA
- the argF gene encoding ornithine carbamoyltransferase, whose amino-acid sequence MARHFLNLSDAGGDAVVAMLNDALDRKRARSSWTKGRVDADAPLDGHVLAMIFEKNSTRTRVSFDMAMRQLGGSAIVMDAGGMQLGRGETIADTARVLSRMVDAIMIRTNDHAKIEELAYYATVPVINGLTDASHPCQIMADLLTLLERGVALPGMEMAWLGDGNNVLHSLIEAAGLLKFDIRVGGPKGFEPDAGFVEQARARGARITFTQDAAEAARGAQVVVTDTWVSMGQPGGDAVIKAMEPYQVNDALMAQAAPGALFLHCLPAHRGEEATDSVIDSAQSVVWDEAENRIHAQKSVLRWAFGQV is encoded by the coding sequence ATGGCGCGGCACTTCCTGAACCTCTCGGATGCCGGGGGGGATGCGGTCGTCGCGATGTTGAATGACGCGCTCGACCGCAAGCGGGCGCGCAGCAGTTGGACCAAGGGGCGCGTCGATGCCGATGCGCCTTTGGACGGCCATGTGTTGGCGATGATCTTTGAAAAGAACTCGACTCGCACGCGCGTGTCTTTTGACATGGCGATGCGCCAGTTGGGCGGCAGCGCGATCGTGATGGATGCGGGCGGCATGCAACTGGGCCGGGGCGAAACGATCGCTGACACCGCCCGCGTGCTCAGCCGCATGGTCGATGCGATCATGATCCGCACCAATGACCATGCCAAGATCGAGGAATTGGCCTATTATGCCACGGTCCCGGTGATCAACGGCCTGACCGATGCCTCGCATCCGTGTCAGATCATGGCCGATCTGCTCACGCTGCTGGAACGCGGCGTGGCGCTGCCGGGCATGGAGATGGCGTGGCTGGGCGATGGCAACAATGTGCTGCATTCGCTGATCGAGGCGGCGGGGCTGCTCAAATTCGACATCCGCGTGGGCGGGCCCAAGGGCTTTGAGCCGGACGCGGGCTTTGTTGAGCAGGCGCGGGCGCGCGGGGCCAGGATTACCTTCACGCAGGATGCGGCCGAAGCGGCGCGCGGGGCGCAGGTGGTGGTCACCGACACATGGGTGTCGATGGGGCAGCCGGGCGGCGATGCCGTGATCAAGGCGATGGAGCCCTATCAGGTCAATGATGCGCTGATGGCGCAGGCGGCGCCGGGGGCGCTCTTCCTCCATTGCCTGCCCGCCCATCGCGGCGAAGAGGCCACCGACAGCGTGATCGACAGCGCGCAAAGCGTCGTCTGGGATGAGGCGGAAAACCGCATTCATGCCCAGAAATCGGTGCTGCGCTGGGCTTTTGGGCAGGTGTGA